A portion of the Lolium rigidum isolate FL_2022 chromosome 1, APGP_CSIRO_Lrig_0.1, whole genome shotgun sequence genome contains these proteins:
- the LOC124705344 gene encoding uncharacterized protein LOC124705344 — MPRWSPPPPRDGEHFFPLGSHDAVSLSLFVACVAATITIASSMCSACGRKPKAVSQEPDAAAAADTKAAGSEGEGEEEVVTLPPELATHGPIEAAALPVAASRRKLSVSMSLSHGISTAKNLANIPDKMRLSKRERREKQDAPEDTLWKKAIILGEKCKIPGEREGEVSDPDAAADAADEMAAGTFRRSTYSRPVSRSNSFAVNQPLPEPPAFQSSSNS, encoded by the coding sequence ATGCCGaggtggtcgccgccgccgccacgggacGGCGAGCACTTCTTCCCCCTGGGCTCCCACGACGCCGTCTCGCTGTCCCTGTTCGTGGCTTGCGTCGCGGCCACCATAACAATCGCCTCGTCCATGTGCTCTGCGTGCGGCCGCAAGCCCAAGGCCGTCAGCCAGGAGCCCGACGCCGCCGCGGCTGCGGACACGAAGGCCGCCGGatcggagggggagggggaggaggaggtggtgacgcTGCCACCGGAGCTGGCGACGCACGGGCCGATCGAGGCGGCAGCTCTGCCGGTGGCGGCGTCGCGGCGGAAGCTGTCCGTCTCCATGAGCCTCAGCCATGGCATCTCCACTGCCAAGAACCTCGCCAACATCCCGGACAAGATGCGGCTGAGCAAGCGGGAGCGCAGGGAGAAGCAGGACGCCCCCGAGGACACGCTGTGGAAGAAGGCCATCATCCTCGGCGAGAAGTGCAAGATCCCCGGCGAGAGGGAAGGCGAGGTGTCCGACCCCGACGCAGCTGCCGACGCCGCCGACGAGATGGCCGCCGGCACCTTCCGCCGGTCAACCTACTCCCGGCCCGTGTCGCGGTCCAACTCCTTCGCCGTCAACCAGCCCCTCCCCGAACCTCCCGCCTTCCAGTCCTCCTCAAATTCCTGA